A segment of the Bradyrhizobium sp. CCBAU 53340 genome:
CGGCATCAAGATCAGCGTCAGCCCCGCTGAGTTGCAATCCATCCGACCGCGCCAAGCAGTCGCTTTCCAACGTTCTTGCACATGTCGAACATTTAATCCCGTCGGTACGACACTTTCGCGCAGCGCCGTTCGTTTTAACTCCAGACAAAGGGCAGGTTAGCCACTGGAGGATTTCAATGAACGAACTTGGCAACGCGGGGCAGCCCCGCAAACGGAAGCTATTGGCGACACGGAGTCTGGCGCTCCTTGGGTCGGTCGCCATCATCGGCGGCGCCATGTGGCTCGCTTATCCGCTGGAATATGGCAATCCCGGCAGCCTGTGGTCGTCCCCGGCCCACGCCGCCGAAGTCAACCAAGGACTCGCAGGCTTCCAAGGACCCCCAAGCTTCGCTGACTTGGTAGCCAAGGTGAAGCCCGCCGTCATTGCTGTTCGAGTCACGATCGATGAAAGCGCGGATGCCGCAGACACCACACAAGATCAAACGACCATTCCACCTCAATTTCAGGGCACGCCCTTCGAGCAGTTCTTCCGTCAGTTCGGCGGACTGCCGCCAGGGGTCCAGCAGCACCAGATGATCACGGGCCTCGGCTCCGGCTTCTTCATCTCGCCGGACGGCTACGCCGTGACCAACAACCACGTGGTCGACCACGCCAAGACGGTTCAGGTGACGACCGAGGACGGCAGCAAATACACGGCGAAGGTGATCGGCACCGATCCCAAAACGGACCTCGCGCTGATCAAAGTCCAGGGCAAGTCAGATTTCGCCTATGTCAATTTCGAGAACGGCGCGCCGCGGGTCGGCGATTGGGTGGTCGCCGTCGGTAATCCTTACGGGCTCGGCGGCACGGTGACCGCCGGTATCATCTCGGCAAACGGACGCGACATCGGCTCCGGCGCCTACGACTACCTGCAGATCGATGCGCCCATCAACAAGGGCAACTCGGGCGGTCCGACCTTCGACATGAAGGGCAACGTGATCGGCATCAACACGGCTATCTACTCCCCGTCAGGGGGCTCCGTAGGCATCGGCTTCGATATCCCCGCCCAGACTGCTAAGTCCGTGATCGCCCAGCTCAAGGACAACGGCAAGGTCACGCGTGGCTGGCTTGGCGTGCAGATCCAGCCAGTGACGTCAGGTATCGCCGATAGCCTTGGTCTCAAGAACAACCATGGAGCTCTGGTCGACGAGGCCCAGGCCGATAGCCCGGCGGCAAAAGCCGGCGTCCAATCGGGCGACGTAATCACGGCCGTGAACGGGCAACCCATCAAGGACTCGCGCGAATTGGCCCGCGGTATCGCAGGACTCGCCCCGGGCAGCTCGGTCAAGCTCGATCTGATGCGCAAGGGCGAGAGCAAAACTCTCACGGTCGCGCTCGGCACCGCGCCCAATACACAGCAGGCGAACGCTGCGGAGCCGCAGCGTAAGCAGGCTCGGGCTGTGCCGCATCTCGGTCTTGCGGTCGCACCGGCGGATGAAGTGGCCGGCTCTGGAGACAAAGGGGTCGTCGTAACAGCGATCGATCCCGGGGGAGCCGCGGCAGAGCACGGCCTCCAGACCGGCGACGTCATCCTCGATGTGGCCGGCAACGCAGTCAGCAGCTCGGGTGACGTGCGCAAGGCGCTCTCGGAAGCCAAAGCCGAGGGCAAACGTGACGTGCTGATGAGAGTAAAATCCGCTCAGGCGATGCGGTTCGTCGCCGTGCCCATCGGCTGATCCGCTCCGCGTTCCTCTCGCGGTCTATGTCCCGTCCAGCGAGAGGCGACAAGACTCGAAGGGCCGTTCTCCAGAGGCCCTTCGAGTCGGGAAACTGCAACCACGGATCCCAAAAGTGGCACATCGATGTCCAGGATCGTCGTTTTCTCCGGCAGTTCGATCGTCGCTGCCCATTGCGCTCGCTCACTTCGCCCCTAATGAACTGGTGCGACTACAAGCTATCCGCGCTTCCTTCCTGTCGGCACTGATGTTTGCGGGAATGCTGGTTCTTCCGAGTTGCTCGCGCGGTCTCGAAGGACTCCGAATGTCCGCTGTTTGGGATTAGAGGACAAGCTGGGCAAGGTCGGGGATGTCTGATCATGACCCCAAAGCGGACTTGCATTGCTGTTCTACCTGGCCGTCTTTTCGACCTTTCATTTTTGCAATTGATCGAGCGCCTTCAAGGCAAGGCGAGCATGATCAGCAGCCTTCTCATTTCCCAATTTTGCAATGTGTTCGAGCGCCCGGACCTAATGTTGAATAGCTGCGGCCCGATCTTCTGCTGTGACATCGATCAACGAGCCTCACGGCTCGCACATGAGCGAGTGGCTGAGAACGCCCGGGCTACAGCCGCCCGACTAAAGCCTCAAGGCCAAGTTGCGCCGCGCGCGACAATATAGTTCCCGGCGTTAACCTAAGTTGTCGTATTGGCCCGTTGCCTGCGGCAGTGTGCAGGCATCACCACACGGCCCGTGGCACTTATCGGTGATGAGAGCGGAGCGCTCCCGCCCAACTGGCGCCATGACCAGGCATCGGCGTCGTTTCAAACAAACCAAATCGCTAGAAGCACGCCTTGCTATGGCGGCTTACCGCCTGCGCGCAAAGGCCAAGAAAGCTCCTTCAAGCATCGAACGAGAAGCCCTTCTACTTAGAACGCACCAATTCGAAGAAGGCCAACACATTGCGAGCGATATCCATGCCATTCTAAACGGCACCAAGCCCGGCGATATCCCGTTTATCAGCCCACGAAATTTGAATTGTATATCAATCTGAAGGCCGCAAAGGCACTTTCACTGACCGTGCCCGCGACGATGGCGACGATCGAATCTGCTCCTTCGACATTGTTAGAAGCTCGCATCCGATCGCTTCATGTCCAGCACCGCGGCATTGGAGCAACAGTCTCACAGCACTTTGCACCAGCGCACGATTGTTAATTTGCATCGTCTGCACGATTCAGGCCTGCTCTCTCTGCAAGCCAAACAGAATATAGGGGAAGGCGAGGATGATCATACGGGCGGGGGTCACTGTTGCGTTGTTGCTGATTCCCTTAGGGTCCGAAGCCTTCGCTTCGCGACACCACAGACCCACGTGGCGCATCTCTTGCAGCGAGGTCAGATACTACGTCGCGAAATATTCGGCGTCAGTGGCTGAGATGTACGCACGTAATAACGGCGCTACCGACGCTCAGATCGAACGAGCACGACGTTGCTTGGCCTCAAACGAGACTGCGGAAACGGAGCGACGAGGCGCTTATACAGATTAAGATCGGTACATCGGCTCCTGGTGAACTGGGAAAATGGCTCTCAGCGCTCCTCGAACACCTACCGTGCCCGCACCTGCTTGGACGTTACCGCGCCGCCCTCTCGAGAGGCGTGGTGCTCGTCCATGCCAGCGATGTTAGCTTTGAGATTCGTCGAGGTCGGTGAAGACGTCGGCTTGGCGGCGGAGCTCGTTGGTTCGCACACCGCGGCGCTGAACTGCCTCGACCATCGAGCAGAATTCGCGGCAGTTGTGAACGGCACGGCTTCGTCGATGCGCCCGGGCATCGCAAGGGTTCACGCTCAGGGCGTCGAGATCAATCCGCGCGCTGTTGCAACTATCCAGCGGTTGCCCCAACGCACGATAGAGTCGATCCGCCCGATGCCGGCGACCACGTCTCCCCGTGCTGCCATTCGAACTCCAGCTGGCCCTTCGAGCACCGCCGTTCCGCCGCGAACGTCAAGCACAGCCCAGCCCTCGATAGTCGCCGGCCTTGTGTCGGGGACTGGCAGGAGCGGTCCCGCAGACGCAAGCGATCCCGTCACAGACATGTCCGCGTCAATAACCGAAGAGGCGTTCGAAGCTTCCGCCGATTGCGCCGCACCCGACGCTTTGGCCAGAGTCTTCGGAGCAAGACTCGCGCTGACCGTCGAAGGCTGCCCTAAAGCAGGTGGCGTCCGCCAACCTGATGCTGATGCTATCTTTCGGGCGCTTTCGACCTTAGCACCGCGCTTTGCGTCCGGCATGCGGCGCGAAGCCGTTTCTACCTCCGGAATCGAGTTGAAAGCCGAGATGGTTGCAGGACCGTACCAAGCCCCAGCCCACCCCAACCCGAAGCCGCTAGCCAAGGCGATTAAAACGAGCCGAAAAATAGGTTTTGAGCGATCGCTTTGGCGAAGCAGCGCCAGGACCTCATCTCGATCGGACGTCGAGAAATTCCATCGATCGAGATTGACGGGCGTCGCAACCTGACAACCGTCGTGGTCCGCGGCTGCTTTGATCCTTACCAAGCTATTGGCATGGTCCAGCTGCATGCTTGGGTCCCTTGTGGTTCCCAATGATCATGCCGGGAACTAAACCAACTCTTAACAGCCGACGCCCCTCAGCACGAATAAGTCGGCGATAGGTCGCGCAAGGGTCCAAAGCGAGATCTCTAGCGGCCGGCAGGGGGCTCGTCCCTATGACCGTGAGGCTGAATTTGCAACCTTGAGCAGCTGGGACGGCGCTGCATTCGACCCGGATTTCGTCTTACGAGCACAATGAATCCACTGCATCGCCAGATTTGGGCCGCATGGCGGCCCATGTCGGCGCGAAGGGTCACTCCTGGCGGGAGCGTCACGCCGGGAGTTTTCGATGTCCGGTAGTTTGCGATTGTGCTTTGCTAGTTTGGCACTTGTTGAAATCCTTTCGGCGGCGCCCGCATCCTCCAATCCTCTCGCCGACATCTTCAATTCTGCAGCGTCCCAACCTGCGGCAACCTCTCCACCACAAGCGGAGTGCGTGAGGCGACCCGGCAACTCGCCCCCCGTCGGCCAGCATTGGGTCTATCGAATGGACGGGCATCGCAAATGCTGGTTCCTGACCGAGGGTATAGCGAAGGTGAAGACGACCTCTCCTCGTCGCGTAGTCAAAAACGCCATCGCCGGTTTGGATGAGAACCGGACCGCGTCGTCCAGACAAAGCGCGGTCGTTGACGTGCGGGCGAAGTGGCTACGTTCGGCACCACCCGAGCGGTCTCAGCCGCGCCGTCCGGAAGTCACGCTAGCTGATGCTGCACCCGATCCCGGTGCGACCACCGCTCTGATGTCGGTGACCATCATCGCCGAGCAAAGCCCCCGGCCCACGCTCTCGGTGTCGAGCCACGATCAAGTCGATGTTGAGCAACTTCTCGCGGCCGCGCCGGCCAACGAAACGCTGACTTCGACCGAACCTCCAACTATGCCGATCGACGTGCTTATGCTTACCGAAGAGGCCCGAAACAACGCGCCGAGCCGGACGGCAACTTGGCTAGGCTTATTCCTGGTGATGCTGGGAACGCTCTCTCTCTTGAGCTCGAGCCGCTCGCTTCGGCACGCGGTCAGATTACACTTCTGAGGCGCACTGCACCGGGCGGGGATTATCGCATGCGCCCGTCGGGATCGAAGGGTTCCAGGCGCCTATAGCCGAATTGCCACACGTACAAACGTTCCTCGCGTCAGCGCTTACTTTGGCCCAGCCTTAAACGAAGCCATGGCGGTACCGCCAGAGGATCGGACTTCCTTCACGCGGTATAAAGTGTTCGTGGTGGACAGCAACGGTCAAGCGATTTGCGCCGCAAAGCTCGACTTCATCGACGAGCAGGCGGCGAGACGACGAGCTGAACAAATGTACAGCGAGCACGACGTTGAGCTTTAGGACAGTGATCGGCTCGTCGCCGTGTTTCTAGGTGCAGCGTAGTAGTGCTGTACTCTACAAGCCCGTCCAAACCTCAGAGGTTGTCGGGCGTCTTTAGTTCACGCCTGATCTGTTCTTCTTTGAGCTGTCGTTCGGCCTCAAGCCAGAACTGATTTTCTTTGCTCTCTGGTCGTCCTGCTTGCTCCCATAGCTGGTGAGCACGTTCGCGTATCTTTTGCTCTTCTACTTGCGCCACTTGAAACCTCCAGACGACGCGCGATGACCCAGCATCGCTGCGCAGACGCCCGAGTTCACCCCGACCGGCCCCTTCAGTGATCCAGCCTAGGTTCGTGTGCCGAGCCTGCAAGGATTGCGTAAGCTCGCTCCGCCTGCTCCTTGGTCAAATTGGCTGCGATGTCCGTACCAAGTAACGCCGGGCCTCGGCGCTCTCTATCATAAACCATCCAACCAATGCATCCCATTCGAATGAGAAATCTGTTCGCTGGTCGCCCAATTTCACTCACCACGGCCTCTCAGTGTCTCTTTGACAATCTGACGAGTAGGGCGCGCCCATTCCTCAGCTGCATTGATCTATGTGAATTTGCTCGGGAAAAATATGTAACTGGAACAGTGCGAAAGCGAACAGAGCAGCGCTTCGGTCTGTGAGTAGCCTAGCTTTGCTTGGTGCAATTGGCACCAAGCACCTCCAGCGGCCCCGGCCTTACACCCCAAAGCCCCCACCGGGCCGGGGCCGTCCCACCTGTCGTTTTGGTAGCCGACGATTGAAAGCTGCGCGTCGCCCGATCGAAAGTCGGGGGCCGGACGTCCGCACCGCCGGGTGTTTCCCCGCATCTGTCCCATCACATTGCCCAAGCGTAAATCGTCAGAAGGGTCCCATGTTCCTTCGTCCGGAACATCCGATCGTCGCTGCGGTTAATTCGGCGAGGAGGCAGTCCCGCATGAGCTTGAGACAATTGATCGAAGGTCTCGGACCCTATACTTCGCTGTTCCTGCTGGTGCTTCCGACTGCGGCGGTCGAACCGCTGAAGCTTGTCGCTGTGGCGTTGGCAGGCGAGGGTCATTGGGTCACCGGCACCGCGATGATTGCGGCCTGCTACGCATTTAGTCTCCTGATCGTCGAGCGGCTGTTCGTCATCGTGAAGCCGAAGCTGCTGACAATTCGCTGGTTCGCACGTCTCTGGGCAGGATTTGTATTCACCCGGACCGCCGCGTGGGCGTGTCTTAGGCGCTGGTTCGGCTTTCCTCCCGATCGGAAATCTTCCGGTGCCGCGCCCTTACGCGAGCGCACCAATTCGGCCACAGAGCGGCGGTTCTTCCAGAGATGAGCGGCAAGTCGACGCTGCCGAGACGCCTTTAACCTATGCTGGCCACGCTCACGGACGCGCCATTCGACGACCCGGAGTGGGTATTCGAAGACAAGTACGACGGCTTTCGGATGGTCTCGGAGATTCGCCAGGGCAAGGTCGCCCTCTACAGCCGCAACGGCAAGATCATCAGCCGCTCATACGCCGAAGTCGCGAAGGCTCTAGAGGGCGTGAGGGGCGACGCGGTCATCGACGGCGAGCTTGTTGCCATCGGAAAGGACGGCGTCTCGCGTTTTCAATTACTGCAGAACGCACTGCGTCACGAAGCCAAGCTGCTTTACTGCGTCTTCGACCTAATGTTCGCGGACGGCGAGGATCTGCGGAAGCTGCCGTTGGTCGAACGCAAGGAACGGCTCAAGGCCATCCTGCCGGGCCACAAGCTGATCGCACTCAGCAAACATCGCAAAGGCAGTGGGCGGCAGTTCTTCGCCGAGGCCGAACGCAAGCGCCTCGAAGGTATCATGGCCAAGCGCGCAGACAGCCCGTACGCATCGGGCGGACGGACCGCCGACTGGCTGAAGGTGAAGACTGCGCAGCGGCAGGAGGTCGTGATCGCAGGCTTCACCGCGCCTCGCCGCACGCGGCCGTTCTTCGGTTCGCTTGTTCTGGCGACGCGGGAGGACGGTGCGTGGAGGTACATCGGGCATGTCGGTACCGGTTTCAGCCACCAGACCCTCGAGGAGCTTCACGGCAAGCTGATGAAGCTGAAGGCCGCGGCCTCGCCTTTCCCCAGCAATGTCAAAGATCAGGCGGTCACGACCTGGGTCCGGCCGTCGTTGGTCGCCGAAGTCAAGTTCGCCGAGTGGACGAGCAAAGGCGAACTCCGCCAGCCGGTCTATCTCGGCCTCCGTATCGACAAGAGGGCGACCGACGTTGTGCGCGAGCGGCCGCGGACAAGGAGATATTCCCAAATTAATCGGCGAAAGATCACATAAATCAATGTGAAGCCGGGGCTTACATGCGAGTTTTGTGGGTATGTCCAAATCAGTCGCCCAGCGCTGGATCGACCATCACCTTGAAGCTGCGTCCTCAGAGGCAGAAGCGACTAGTGACGAACAGGCCCGAGCCATCATTGACCGCGCGGTGGCAGAGTTGGCCGCCCTCCGGCTTGACCGAACGCGCCCCGTTCAAAAGCCGGCGCTCTAGCATGGGAGTTGTCAGCCTAGAATTTCAAAGTGGTTCTGAGGCCGAACACCGACGCGGTCTTGAGGCCCCGTCCAGCGAGCGGCCCTGTCGGCGATGTGGCACCGCCGCCCGGATGGACGATGTATTGAAAGTTTGGTTGCACCGTCCAGCCGTCCTTGATCTGATATTGATAGGCCGCCGTGAGCAATCCCTCGAAGCTGCGCACGGGCCAAGTCGGATTCGTGAGGCTCCGAAA
Coding sequences within it:
- a CDS encoding Do family serine endopeptidase, which produces MNELGNAGQPRKRKLLATRSLALLGSVAIIGGAMWLAYPLEYGNPGSLWSSPAHAAEVNQGLAGFQGPPSFADLVAKVKPAVIAVRVTIDESADAADTTQDQTTIPPQFQGTPFEQFFRQFGGLPPGVQQHQMITGLGSGFFISPDGYAVTNNHVVDHAKTVQVTTEDGSKYTAKVIGTDPKTDLALIKVQGKSDFAYVNFENGAPRVGDWVVAVGNPYGLGGTVTAGIISANGRDIGSGAYDYLQIDAPINKGNSGGPTFDMKGNVIGINTAIYSPSGGSVGIGFDIPAQTAKSVIAQLKDNGKVTRGWLGVQIQPVTSGIADSLGLKNNHGALVDEAQADSPAAKAGVQSGDVITAVNGQPIKDSRELARGIAGLAPGSSVKLDLMRKGESKTLTVALGTAPNTQQANAAEPQRKQARAVPHLGLAVAPADEVAGSGDKGVVVTAIDPGGAAAEHGLQTGDVILDVAGNAVSSSGDVRKALSEAKAEGKRDVLMRVKSAQAMRFVAVPIG
- a CDS encoding DUF2934 domain-containing protein, giving the protein MAQVEEQKIRERAHQLWEQAGRPESKENQFWLEAERQLKEEQIRRELKTPDNL
- the ligD gene encoding non-homologous end-joining DNA ligase, with product MLATLTDAPFDDPEWVFEDKYDGFRMVSEIRQGKVALYSRNGKIISRSYAEVAKALEGVRGDAVIDGELVAIGKDGVSRFQLLQNALRHEAKLLYCVFDLMFADGEDLRKLPLVERKERLKAILPGHKLIALSKHRKGSGRQFFAEAERKRLEGIMAKRADSPYASGGRTADWLKVKTAQRQEVVIAGFTAPRRTRPFFGSLVLATREDGAWRYIGHVGTGFSHQTLEELHGKLMKLKAAASPFPSNVKDQAVTTWVRPSLVAEVKFAEWTSKGELRQPVYLGLRIDKRATDVVRERPRTRRYSQINRRKIT